In Camelina sativa cultivar DH55 chromosome 13, Cs, whole genome shotgun sequence, the genomic window gaaatagtgtgaggcatttcatcgaacatcTCTCGTCCATCTTCAACCATCCCGCATTTACAGTACCCAGCTACCATAGAAGTCCACGAAACCACATCTCGAAACGGCATCTGCCCAAAGATTCTACCAGCAGCAGAGATCAAACCAGAATTAGTGTACATGTGAACAAGAGAGTTCTCTACATAAACATCATTCTGAAATCCGAATCTAACAATCTGTGAATGCGTTTGTTCTCCTATCGTCACGCACTCCATCTCAGTAGAAGCCTTAATCAGAAACGGAAACGTGATGTTATCTGGGCAAATCCGAGAATTCAACATCTGGGTATAAAATCCAAAAGCTCTGCTAGTGGAGAAGCAGCGGATGAGAAGGTTGAAGACGAATAGATTAGGGTATTGAATCTGAGAGAAGATTCCGTATGTATATCTCAAGACGTTTGTGGGTTTGTTGAAGATGATGGAGTCGTCGACGCAGAGAGCGAGGAGACGACTGGCGACAAAGACGTCGGAGATGAGATGGGTTCGTATGAGAAAGCCATGGATGATCTTGAGGTCggagaaggaagaacaagatTGGAGTAAGGCAAGCTTCGGGTGTTTGAAACGAAGTGTGTTGAGCACTATGTTACTCATTctctgaagaaaagaaaaaaaaaacccaaaaggttgcaactttataaaaaactaacacataacggtctatttcctctgtttttgactgtgtaacaaagaagcaaaaacaacTAATTTTAAGTCTAATAAAGTGTAATAAGATCGTACAAAATTGAAATATGAAGATGATGTAATTTGTATTTAGAAAGAGAATTTGAAAGTATCAGCTTTGGCAGAGTCCCAGAAAGAAACTCTTTGTTCTTCGACTCTCTTAGCTTCTTCTGCTTTCTTCTCTAACTCTTGAATAGTCCCGGGGTAAGCTCCTTCAATGGCCTTCTTGAATTTGTCATGCAAATTCTCTCTGTCAGTTGTTCCGGAGACAAGCTCTTTAGCATTCGGTTTCTTTAGAAACTCCAACACATTCAACAAATTCCTCCTGCACAAGTAATGTTTCTCCGATTAGATCAAAACTCAATACACATGTACTAAATTCCATTTCTTAAGCAGACATGTCACCATATATATCAACAGTTGCTGCAACCTATGATAATAATCTCTCAAGAGAGAGTAGGAAATAAATCATTTACCTGCTAACATAATTCTGAGTAATTGCAATTGATTCCTCAAGGTTAATAACGAGATGCCACCATCCATTAGGTACAAACATGACCTCCCCAGCTTTGCATATACACTCAATAGGTTTCTTCTCCCAATCCTTAGTATCATCATAAAAGTTCATGAACCACTCTATAATAGAAACAGGACAAGCCACTTCAGCTCCATCAGGACTTGGATGCACACCTGGTGGAACCACATCCGGTGGGAACAAAACCCATTTTTTCGAACCTGTAACCACCGCATTCCAAGCGGATGTTGAGTTAGGATCAATGTGGAAAGACGATCCTGATCCGGCTGGTCCAATTATGATCCATCTATAATCAGGTCGCTCGTTTCCCAAAACACCAAACAAGTCCTCTCTGAAATAAACAGGAACATCATACTCTGAATCCAAAACCGGAACTTTCTCAGCAAACTTGGGATCAAACAAGTACAACGGCCTCTCTTCTCTAGCTCCATCGGAATACCTAAAATACTTCTCCAGCTTCATTTCAACTGGACCAACAGCGAATTCAACATCACCAACCACTTGAGTCAGATAATCTCTTGACCATTTCTCAATAGCAGGCCAATGATCCAAACACCCTTCCAACAAAACAGGCTTATTCGGTTCCTCAAACTTAGTAATGAAATCTTCAACAGATATGCCTCTCACTCGAGTAATGTTGTCTCTTCTAAGCCATTTCGGTTTCATTTCGAGATTCGCACACAACCAGCTCTGAAACATATAATCAGAATAGAAATCTATAATCTTCAAATTCGATTCATCATCTCCAGACAACTTGAATTTAGGATGGTGAGCAGCTACATAGGTAGCTTTCCAAGACCCATTAAACAAAAACTCTCCTTTCAACTCTTCTAAGACGAGATTCCTCCAGAGAGGCTCGTGATtggcaaaaatatataaagatttgGTTACAGTAGCTAAAAGACCTAAATGAGTGGCGTCAAGAAGACCTAGAATATCCAAAACGAGCTCATCAGTGAGTATCTGGAGATTACCTAACCCAGTGTTTCGTACGTTCACCGAACCAGGATTGAAATAGAGGTTTCCGAGAGGTTGAACACCATGCTCTTGTGAAGGAGCTGCGATTTTGAGCTTGAACCctgtttcatcttcatcttcttctatttccTGATTAAACGCTCTCTCTTGAAACAGAGACTCAGGTTCACGCTGAGTAAGCTTTCGctttttggatttggatttacgACGCTTCGATGCTAGCAGCAGATTCTTGTACTTTGGCATGTTTAACGGAGGGATCAGCTTCAGCGGCGACGGCGagggttttgggtttttaagttttaacaaccGCGAGGGTTCATATCTGTTACATAGCTTAACCAGAAGATGGAATTGAAAATACCTTGGGTTAAATCGGTTCAACCGTAAAATCTAATTACTGAAGTGATTGGTTTAGTAAGGATTTGATAATTTGACGATCAAAACAATACCAAGTTCCGTTAACCGATCATtgctctgtttatttttttctttatttcattaattttccAGAGAAATTCAAACAAATAGAATCTGGAAAAATTATACACAAGCTTACAATAAGAGGATGTTGTGCTTTGCGTGTAGCCTCACTGATCTTTTTGAGACAAATCATCAAACCCTTTTTTAAAGACAATTCAAACCCAAATAACAAATGAAATAtggcaaacacaaaaaaaaaaaaggaaagaaaaaaaaatatactgcaCATGAGAAACCCATCTTTCTCAGCAACCATGAAGATGAAGGTGGACAACAAAGTAAGCGCAGTGCATCTCAATACCTACTTTTTCACAATGTGATTCGCATTATGCGCTTCAAACCAAATTTTGAGAATGCAATCTGTTTCACACTTGTGTGCTTGAGAGACATCTCCATTGCCGTATCCGAGGAGTCTTTTCTAGAAGCATTTGCAACCCCATGTTGTTCCCTTGCATTCCGTTCATGTATCTGCATTTAACACCATTTGGAACACAACCAGGTTAAGTTAATCGTTTATGATACTACAAACTCAAAACTCAGGATCCATAGAAGGGTGTATGAAGCACAAGTTTATCAAGATTTGAGACTGTGTTTGCTTACTTGCTTCGGCGAGCCTTCCTTCTCCAGAGAACAAAAGATGTGATCCACTGCACAGGATTAATCAAAAGACACAGTTAGTTTGGAGTATACAATTCATTAAGAAATACAGCAGAGCATCCTATCAGTATAAAGAACACAAATCACTGATTggtataagaaacaaaaatcacctTGAAGAGAGATATGAAACTGAATGCTCCAACAATAGATGTTTTCCGCAGAGGCAATCTCCGTTCTGGGACAACATCCTTTGAGAGATGTTGAGCAATTTCTTTCAAAAGAACCATTTGAGCTTTCTCAGTCCTCATCGACATAATCGCTTGTTTCATTGATTCCCTGTCAGCCTCTAGTGCTTGAAGCCTCATGTAGAGTTTCACTATATCAGGATCACCAAGATCCGGCTGACTCAATTT contains:
- the LOC104734668 gene encoding F-box protein At5g06550-like, giving the protein MPKYKNLLLASKRRKSKSKKRKLTQREPESLFQERAFNQEIEEDEDETGFKLKIAAPSQEHGVQPLGNLYFNPGSVNVRNTGLGNLQILTDELVLDILGLLDATHLGLLATVTKSLYIFANHEPLWRNLVLEELKGEFLFNGSWKATYVAAHHPKFKLSGDDESNLKIIDFYSDYMFQSWLCANLEMKPKWLRRDNITRVRGISVEDFITKFEEPNKPVLLEGCLDHWPAIEKWSRDYLTQVVGDVEFAVGPVEMKLEKYFRYSDGAREERPLYLFDPKFAEKVPVLDSEYDVPVYFREDLFGVLGNERPDYRWIIIGPAGSGSSFHIDPNSTSAWNAVVTGSKKWVLFPPDVVPPGVHPSPDGAEVACPVSIIEWFMNFYDDTKDWEKKPIECICKAGEVMFVPNGWWHLVINLEESIAITQNYVSRRNLLNVLEFLKKPNAKELVSGTTDRENLHDKFKKAIEGAYPGTIQELEKKAEEAKRVEEQRVSFWDSAKADTFKFSF